A stretch of Oryza brachyantha chromosome 4, ObraRS2, whole genome shotgun sequence DNA encodes these proteins:
- the LOC102720517 gene encoding subtilisin-like protease SBT2.5: MACFKPCLAFFSVLTFLIINGGPSHVFAKVFMVVMEDDAVISPKSSQEKVMRGEEAQKYKKMTTTKHDIFLDSLLPVGSYKKLYSYTHLLNGFAVHAESEETIKILRNAKGVRLIQEDIKMAKTTTYTPRYIGANGVWPLLGGAEKSGDGVVIGMVDTGIDPSNPSFLSTSSQAKPPLVSFKGTCQTGNRFPPDSCNGKIVGARWFARAGQATGEFNATVHYASPYDPDGHGSHTASIAAGNFHTPAISRGYNFGQASGIAPGAHLAIYKAAYSFGGYMSDVIAAVDQAVEDGVDIISLSLAPTSVTSGPASFLNLLETQLLLATKAGISVVQAVGNGGPDANSIVSFSPWITSVGASTTDRKYNKSIITGNGQVFSCGGLSPSTPGETMYPLALADDVSNGSSTDGSSNCQDPNVFIRSLVEGKVIICMFPSSNFVYEDDFLAGIVDTIQKIGAAGVIFTDRDSGYVDVEYQPTFPTTIPSAMVLKGADAQALLQYYENNLARDADGSVTAFGATVRILEGRRASYSKEAPVVADYSSRGPDVDNLQMQPADVLKPNVMAPGHHIWGAWSPTSDAMVEFRGESYALLSGTSMATPHVAGVVALIRQRHPKWSPAMVMSAIMTTADVTDRSGRPLMARRDSGDLERATPFDMGAGAINAARAVDPGLVFDAGYRDYLQFLCAVPGVDDAAIRRAVGAPCPSSRARWCSDLNTPSVTVASLVGSRRVDRRMTSVGAENETYMAYVQAPGGVAVRVSPEVFTVAPGATATLRVVLNTTAPGNAFSFGEVVLKGDKKHTVRIPLAVYPAAVLAP, from the exons ATGGCTTGTTTCAAGCCATGTCTAGCATTCTTTTCTGTCCTTACTTTTCTGATCATAAATGGTGGTCCATCACATGTATTTGCAAAGGTTTTTATGGTTGTGATGGAGGATGACGCAGTCATTTCCCCCAAATCAAGCCAGGAGAAAGTAAT GAGAGGTGAGGAAGCTCAGAAGTACAAGAAAATGACCACAACGAAGCATGATATCTTCCTGGACTCATTACTCCCAGTTGGATCTTATAAGAAGCTATACAGCTACACCCACCTTCTCAATGGCTTTGCTGTCCATGCAGAATCTGAAGAG ACAATTAAAATTCTTAGGAATGCAAAAGGAGTTAGACTCATCCAAGAAGACATAAAAATGGCCAAGACAACAACATACACTCCGAGGTACATTGGAGCTAATGGAGTTTGGCCGCTTCTTGGTGGCGCCGAGAAGTCTGGTGATGGAGTAGTCATTGGCATGGTAGATACTGGCATTGACCCTAGTAACCCAAGCTTTTTAAGCACATCTAGCCAAGCAAAGCCACCGCTTGTCAGTTTCAAAGGAACATGTCAAACTGGCAATAGATTTCCTCCGGATTCATGCAATGGTAAGATTGTTGGAGCAAGGTGGTTTGCACGTGCTGGTCAAGCAACTGGAGAGTTCAATGCTACAGTGCACTATGCATCTCCTTATGATCCTGATGGCCATGGAAG CCACACAGCGTCAATTGCAGCTGGCAATTTTCATACACCAGCAATATCTAGAGGCTACAATTTTGGGCAAGCAAGCGGCATAGCACCAGGAGCTCA TCTTGCAATCTACAAAGCTGCCTATTCTTTTGGCGGATACATGTCAGATGTTATAGCTGCAGTGGACCAG GCTGTAGAAGATGGCGTTGATATTATCAGTCTCTCACTGGCACCAACTTCTGTTACATCTGGGCCAGCATCGTTTCTCAATTTGCTTGAGACACAACTGCTCCTTGCCACCAAGGCTGGGATCTCAGTTGTTCAAGCGGTTGGTAATGGAGGCCCTGATGCAAATTCAATAGTTTCTTTCAGTCCATGGATAACAAGTGTTGGGGCATCCACAACTGACAGGAAATACAACAAATCCATTATAACTGGAAATGGACAAGTCTTCTCTTGTGGCGGCCTTTCCC CATCGACACCAGGTGAAACTATGTACCCTCTAGCATTGGCTGATGATGTGAGCAACGGGAGTTCGACTGATGGATCTTCCAATTGCCAAGATCCAAATGTCTTCATAAGATCACTTGTCGAGGGGAAGGTGATTATCTGCATGTTTCCATCGTCAAACTTCGTCTATGAAGACGACTTCCTTGCTGGCATTGTCGACACGATTCAGAAAATTGGTGCTGCTGGTGTTATCTTCACTGACCGTGATTCAGGCTATGTCGACGTCGAATATCAGCCCACATTTCCGACAACAATCCCTTCAGCCATGGTTCTGAAGGGTGCTGATGCACAG GCTCTACTGCAGTACTACGAGAACAACTTGGCTCGAGACGCGGATGGAAGTGTCACCGCGTTTGGCGCGACCGTCCGAATTCTGGAGGGACGGCGCGCAAGCTACAGCAAGGAAGCGCCCGTCGTCGCTGACTACTCGTCGAGGGGCCCGGACGTGGACAACTTGCAGATGCAGCCGGCGGACGTCCTGAAGCCGAACGTCATGGCGCCGGGCCATCACATCTGGGGAGCCTGGAGCCCGACAAGCGACGCCATGGTCGAGTTCCGTGGTGAAAGCTACGCGTTGCTTTCCGGCACAAGCATGGCCACCCCGCACGTCGCCGGGGTGGTGGCGCTGATCAGGCAGAGGCACCCCAAGTGGAGCCCCGCCATGGTCATGTCGGCGATCATGACGACCGCCGACGTCACCGACCGTTCCGGGAGGCCCCTGATGGCGCGGCGTGACTCGGGCGACCTCGAGCGCGCGACGCCGTTCGACATGGGCGCGGGGGCCATCAACGCGGCGCGCGCCGTGGACCCAGGCCTGGTGTTCGACGCCGGGTACAGGGACTACCTGCAGTTCCTGTGCGCCGTGCCTGGCGTGGACGACGCCGCGATACGGCGCGCGGTGGGCGCGCCCTGCCCGTCGTCGCGGGCGCGGTGGTGCTCGGACCTGAACACGCCGAGCGTGACGGTGGCCAGCCTCGTGGGGTCGCGGCGGGTGGACCGGCGGATGACGAGCGTGGGCGCGGAGAACGAGACGTACATGGCGTACGTGCAGGCgcccggcggcgtggcggtgcGCGTGTCGCCGGAGGTGTTCACTGTCGCCCCAGGCGCGACGGCCACGCTGAGGGTCGTGCTCAACACCACCGCGCCGGGCAACGCCTTCAGCTTCGGCGAGGTGGTTCTCAAGGGCGACAAGAAGCACACCGTCAGGATCCCCCTCGCCGTCTACCCCGCCGCAGTGTTGGCCCCGTGA